From the Borrelia puertoricensis genome, one window contains:
- the rsgA gene encoding ribosome small subunit-dependent GTPase A yields the protein MNDLRFEVLWGVNNIYSIVNVNTNKIYEGVIKGKILNIQDKEYSPLIPGDFVCGDVYDEGKVYIKERLKRKSVIWRYNKKAALRQVIVSNIDNVLIVSSASLPEIKNSFIDRVLVVAEEQGITPIILINKVDEGISTKVETLIKIYENLGYRVIKTSAITLQGIEEIKEIIKSSRTSFVGQSGVGKSSLINEVDLNAAQAINEISYKYARGRHTTVYAMAFHSDNGVVIDTPGIKEFGIESLEPLKLRYYFREFKDLNNFCRFNSCLHANEPNCFIMNQIGFKISEVRYNSYLKIVNELKRYKSYAREIFGKN from the coding sequence TTGAATGACCTTAGATTTGAAGTTCTCTGGGGTGTGAATAATATTTATTCTATTGTTAATGTTAATACCAATAAAATTTATGAAGGAGTTATTAAGGGGAAGATTTTAAATATCCAGGATAAAGAATATAGTCCTTTAATTCCTGGAGATTTTGTTTGTGGAGATGTTTATGATGAGGGCAAGGTATATATTAAAGAGAGACTTAAACGAAAAAGTGTCATTTGGCGTTATAATAAAAAGGCTGCTCTTAGGCAAGTTATTGTTTCAAATATAGATAATGTTTTAATTGTTAGTTCTGCTAGTCTTCCTGAGATTAAAAATTCATTTATTGATAGAGTATTAGTAGTTGCTGAGGAACAAGGGATTACTCCTATTATTTTGATAAATAAGGTTGATGAGGGTATAAGCACTAAAGTTGAGACTCTAATTAAAATTTATGAAAATTTAGGTTATAGGGTTATTAAAACTTCTGCTATCACTTTGCAGGGAATTGAAGAAATAAAGGAAATTATTAAGAGTTCGAGAACTTCTTTTGTTGGGCAGTCTGGAGTTGGAAAATCTTCACTTATAAATGAGGTGGATTTAAATGCAGCGCAGGCTATAAATGAAATATCTTATAAATATGCACGAGGCAGACATACTACAGTTTATGCTATGGCTTTTCATTCTGATAATGGAGTGGTAATTGATACTCCTGGAATAAAGGAATTTGGAATTGAAAGCTTAGAACCCCTTAAGCTTAGATATTATTTTAGAGAATTTAAAGATTTGAATAATTTTTGTAGATTTAATTCTTGTTTGCATGCAAATGAGCCAAATTGTTTTATAATGAATCAAATTGGATTTAAAATTTCAGAAGTTAGATACAATAGTTATCTAAAAATTGTAAATGAGCTTAAGAGATATAAGAGTTATGCAAGAGAAATATTTGGAAAAAATTGA
- the murI gene encoding glutamate racemase gives MSNLKNVIVIFDSGIGGLSYFEYISKRLVNRNYVYIADNKNFPYGEKSSDFLLKEILKLVLKLEQMYNIAAIVIACNTASVSVYDKLNFSFPVIYILPSVGLVEELAYKRVILIATHATINSKFIQREKDCHWDLVLKPASDLVNFVEYGDRFKEDALKYLNFLKLEVKASRRDMVFLGCTHYLHIKDMIENFLGIPVYENRELVTNELVKELKNIESCDDCFTRYFYLTQDENLYFYKNFCKKYGLHFKGIIN, from the coding sequence ATGAGCAATTTAAAGAATGTTATAGTTATTTTTGATTCGGGTATTGGTGGACTTTCTTATTTTGAGTATATAAGCAAAAGGCTTGTTAATAGAAATTATGTCTATATTGCAGATAACAAGAACTTTCCTTATGGTGAGAAGAGTTCAGACTTTCTTTTAAAAGAGATTTTGAAACTAGTTTTGAAATTGGAACAAATGTATAATATTGCTGCAATTGTTATTGCTTGTAATACAGCTTCTGTTAGTGTATATGACAAGTTAAATTTTAGTTTTCCTGTAATATATATTTTGCCTTCAGTTGGTTTAGTAGAAGAGCTTGCATATAAGAGGGTTATTTTAATTGCGACACATGCTACCATTAATAGTAAATTTATTCAAAGGGAAAAAGATTGTCATTGGGATTTAGTTTTAAAACCTGCAAGTGATCTTGTGAATTTTGTAGAATATGGAGATAGATTTAAGGAAGATGCACTTAAATATTTAAATTTCTTAAAATTAGAGGTTAAAGCTAGTAGGCGGGATATGGTTTTTTTAGGATGTACACATTATTTGCACATTAAAGACATGATTGAAAATTTTTTAGGAATTCCTGTTTATGAGAATCGTGAACTTGTAACTAATGAGCTTGTTAAAGAATTAAAGAACATTGAGAGTTGTGATGATTGTTTTACACGTTATTTTTATTTAACACAAGATGAAAATTTGTATTTCTATAAGAATTTTTGTAAAAAATATGGTTTGCATTTTAAAGGAATAATCAATTGA